One genomic region from Quercus robur chromosome 4, dhQueRobu3.1, whole genome shotgun sequence encodes:
- the LOC126723589 gene encoding uncharacterized protein LOC126723589 has product MTTKFNKDMYAKMRSKKDEPLSNLGKKTVRVTGKGSASIPLSIVPSIASETTRTASPTASIEEIPTPGSKRPRVVGKGKEKTDTRPSTIWDDESLAVERAHEVVTSADLKALSDLSLNDVASRHVHKLVQVLGESIHITAEYLTQGAKVASLATRMEAQERENSDLRTNLITSMDEATTLKEKVKVLEDDLRVERGLTQEKDEQLQAAKEKLVNIAARSVEAFQTTDEYNTVLFSWYFKGFELLRRYMIKHPSGVNLESLDLEEVDKEMALEEAASSSAPGDDVPEPVADVPASEGTTDA; this is encoded by the exons ATGACGACCAAGTTTAACAAGGACATGTATGCAAAGATGAGGTCAAAGAAGGACGAACCCCTGTCCAATTTGGGGAAGAAGACCGTGCGAGTTACCGGGAAGGGTTCTGCCTCCATCCCGCTCAGCATTGTTCCTTCCATAGCCTCTGAAACGACGAGGACTGCCTCCCCGACCGCTTCAATAGAAGAGATTCCTACTCCTGGCTCTAAAAGGCCGCGCGTGGTTGgcaaaggaaaggagaagacTGATACTCGTCCGTCCACCATATGGGATGACGAGTCTTTGGCTGTGGAAAGAGCTCACGAGGTCGTTACTTCAGCGGACTTGAAGGCTCTATCTGACTTGTCCTTAAACGATGTGGCTTCCCGTCACGTCCACAAACTGGTCCAG GTGTTGGGAGAGAGTATCCATATCACTGCTGAGTACCTCACTCAAGGGGCCAAGGTGGCGTCTCTGGCGACCCGGATGGAGGCTCAGGAGAGGGAGAACTCTGACCTGAGGACGAATCTGATTACTTCTATGGACGAGGCCACGACACTGAAGGAGAAGGTCAAGGTGCTGGAGGACGACCTCAGAGTTGAGCGCGGGTTGACTCAGGAGAAGGACGAGCAACTTCAGGCAGCCAAGGAGAAGCTAGTGAACATCGCCGCTCGATCCGTGGAGGCTTTCCAGACCACTGATGAGTACAACACCGTGCTCTTCAGCTGGTATTTTAAGGGATTTGAGCTTCTCCGGAGGTACATGATCAAGCATCCTTCCGGAGTCAACCTGGAGAGCCTGGATTTGGAGGAGGTGGACAAGGAAATGGCCCTGGAGGAGGCAGCTTCGTCTTCTGCCCCCGGTGATGATGTTCCTGAACCCGTTGCTGACGTGCCGGCCAGTGAAGGCACAACTGATGCTTGA